A window of the Chloroflexus sp. Y-396-1 genome harbors these coding sequences:
- a CDS encoding DUF58 domain-containing protein: MILALLVVFLIALIFRQSALALLIATILVTLGMARLWQHWALRRVEYRRELSQLRAFPGDELTLTITMTNRKLLPLAQVQVFDAIPNGITVVGAPVIFSASRQASLIRRSTGLRWYERVIWRYRLHCERRGAFRFGPAQVQSGDPFGLFRTDETFAADATLLVYPKLLNLADLGLPARDPLGLTRAAALVRDPLRVVGVRDYTPSDPLKDVHWAATARTGTLQTRVYEPTTAHVLALVLDLDTFEFYFQGIDPELVEHLIGVTATLAHHSINAGHAVGLYVNGAPVEDEHLVRLPPGRSPNQLAQIMETLARLTAYSVLPAARLLRLITTDLHPGATIVLIGAVASEPVQAALLRLHELGFRVVWLFCGDRPPPPIPGVRSHWTPRRLADQEATNLPYTPGG, encoded by the coding sequence ATGATTCTGGCGCTCCTCGTGGTGTTTCTCATAGCTCTGATCTTCCGTCAGTCGGCACTGGCGTTGTTGATAGCAACGATCCTGGTTACTCTTGGCATGGCCCGTCTGTGGCAACACTGGGCATTGCGGCGGGTGGAATACCGGCGCGAGTTGAGTCAGCTTCGTGCGTTTCCCGGTGATGAGCTTACGCTAACGATAACGATGACTAATCGGAAGCTATTGCCCCTGGCGCAGGTTCAGGTGTTTGATGCCATTCCCAACGGGATCACGGTGGTCGGTGCACCGGTAATCTTTAGCGCGAGTCGCCAGGCCAGCCTGATCCGCAGAAGTACTGGTTTACGCTGGTACGAACGAGTCATTTGGCGGTACCGATTGCATTGCGAACGTCGTGGTGCATTTCGCTTCGGGCCGGCTCAGGTGCAGAGCGGTGACCCGTTTGGTCTCTTTCGCACCGATGAGACCTTTGCTGCCGATGCGACGTTACTCGTCTATCCAAAACTTCTCAATCTGGCCGATCTCGGTTTACCGGCCCGCGATCCACTTGGGTTGACACGAGCAGCAGCTCTTGTACGCGACCCGTTGCGAGTAGTCGGAGTGCGTGACTATACGCCTTCAGACCCGCTGAAAGATGTGCACTGGGCTGCTACGGCGCGCACCGGTACGCTCCAAACCCGCGTCTACGAACCGACAACCGCTCACGTGCTGGCACTGGTTCTCGATCTCGATACGTTTGAGTTCTACTTTCAGGGTATCGATCCTGAACTGGTCGAACATCTGATCGGCGTAACAGCTACGCTGGCTCATCATAGTATCAATGCAGGCCATGCGGTTGGATTGTACGTCAATGGCGCGCCGGTTGAAGATGAACATCTGGTACGATTGCCGCCCGGCCGTAGTCCCAACCAGCTTGCTCAGATCATGGAAACCCTGGCCCGCCTGACAGCCTATTCAGTGCTACCCGCTGCCCGCTTGCTCCGGTTGATCACCACCGACCTGCATCCCGGTGCTACGATTGTGTTGATCGGCGCAGTCGCGTCTGAACCGGTTCAGGCCGCACTATTGCGGTTGCATGAGCTTGGGTTTCGGGTCGTCTGGCTCTTCTGCGGCGACCGACCACCACCACCGATACCCGGTGTCCGATCCCACTGGACACCACGACGACTTGCTGACCAGGAAGCAACAAATCTACCCTATACCCCAGGGGGGTAA
- a CDS encoding ATP-binding protein: MTDLRLRQREYLLQISRALTAQLDLGSVLNLVITYAVELLAGTLGFIALFDEEDGMLRIRASAQLPRELWPAFAPLLHIPIADLSRYGPQVLREVSLDTGIPLRQMIALPLTVRDTSLGVIYVFRAALNVAFSADDRQILQDFADQAAIAVGNARLFQSVLREKQHLNALIEQSADGVMIIDGRWRITTFNHTMELLTGWSREEAIGRPCAEILGIRNAQGVNICLNECPLQRHPDLANPVVEGWITTRDGRELFIQNRYAPQRGSHGQLLSAIANVRDITAKKIEEERQNTFISVISHELRTPVSIIKGFAETMLRPDGQFTVEQYREALQVIGEEADRLARQIQDLLDVSRIAAGGLRLERSDVALHLLVDEVVRRFAAQVGEQIEFEIRVPDDMPPVYADYERIRQVLNNLIENAVKYSPNGGVVRIGARAEGDMAIIYVSDQGIGIPPEEQELIFERFYRVDTRLRRDQPGSGLGLFIARAIVEAHGGRIWVESQVGRGSRFFFTIPLSRRRLPGE, from the coding sequence ATGACCGATCTACGCCTCCGACAGCGCGAATACTTGCTGCAAATCAGCCGGGCCCTCACGGCACAGCTCGACCTGGGTAGCGTTCTAAATCTCGTGATCACGTATGCTGTCGAATTATTAGCCGGCACACTCGGCTTTATTGCCCTGTTCGACGAAGAAGATGGGATGCTCCGCATCCGAGCCTCAGCACAGTTGCCTCGCGAACTCTGGCCCGCCTTTGCCCCTTTGCTGCACATCCCCATTGCCGATCTCAGCCGCTATGGCCCGCAGGTGTTGCGTGAAGTATCCCTTGATACCGGTATTCCTCTGCGTCAGATGATCGCGTTGCCACTGACGGTTCGTGATACTTCGCTCGGTGTGATCTATGTTTTTCGAGCTGCGCTCAATGTGGCATTTTCGGCCGATGATCGCCAGATATTACAAGATTTTGCCGATCAGGCAGCTATCGCGGTAGGAAATGCCCGCCTGTTTCAAAGTGTGTTACGCGAGAAACAGCATCTGAATGCGCTGATTGAGCAGTCAGCCGATGGGGTGATGATTATCGATGGCCGCTGGCGGATTACGACCTTCAATCACACGATGGAATTATTGACCGGCTGGTCGCGTGAAGAGGCGATTGGTCGTCCATGTGCCGAAATCCTTGGAATTCGCAATGCACAGGGGGTAAATATCTGCCTGAACGAGTGTCCACTGCAACGCCATCCCGACCTCGCCAATCCCGTAGTCGAGGGTTGGATTACTACTCGTGATGGCCGTGAGTTATTTATTCAGAATCGCTACGCACCACAACGGGGAAGCCACGGACAGCTTTTGAGCGCCATTGCGAATGTGCGTGATATTACGGCCAAAAAGATCGAGGAAGAGCGCCAGAATACGTTTATTTCTGTCATTTCGCACGAGTTGCGGACACCGGTGAGTATTATTAAGGGCTTTGCCGAAACGATGCTCCGTCCTGATGGTCAGTTCACAGTCGAACAATACCGTGAAGCTCTTCAAGTTATTGGCGAAGAGGCTGATCGTCTGGCTCGTCAGATTCAAGATTTGCTCGATGTCTCACGTATCGCTGCTGGCGGGCTGCGGCTCGAACGGAGTGATGTGGCATTACATCTATTGGTAGACGAGGTAGTACGTCGCTTCGCTGCCCAAGTCGGTGAGCAGATCGAGTTCGAGATACGGGTACCTGATGATATGCCGCCAGTCTATGCTGATTACGAGCGGATTCGCCAGGTTCTGAATAATTTGATCGAGAATGCAGTTAAGTATAGCCCGAATGGCGGCGTAGTTCGGATCGGCGCCCGCGCTGAAGGCGATATGGCAATTATCTATGTCTCTGATCAGGGAATCGGTATTCCTCCTGAAGAACAAGAATTGATCTTTGAACGCTTTTATCGGGTCGATACCCGCCTGCGGCGTGACCAACCCGGTAGTGGGCTGGGACTATTTATTGCCAGAGCGATTGTCGAAGCTCATGGCGGTCGCATTTGGGTTGAGAGTCAAGTCGGTCGCGGATCACGGTTTTTCTTCACCATCCCTCTCAGCCGACGCCGATTACCCGGTGAATAA
- a CDS encoding roadblock/LC7 domain-containing protein, with protein sequence MSSELKELLTRFRMVESVEAAAVVATDGLLIESITRPGVDIDAIGAVASNGLAMADALGREVAKGRTVQAVLEYDDGLVIIEPISSDAMLLLLTNSRDDLGLLRFLAAKHRDEMIDALSAI encoded by the coding sequence ATGAGTAGCGAGCTGAAAGAGCTTCTAACCCGATTTCGCATGGTCGAGAGCGTTGAAGCTGCCGCTGTGGTGGCCACTGATGGCCTTTTGATCGAAAGCATCACTCGCCCGGGGGTGGACATTGATGCTATCGGTGCGGTAGCATCCAATGGGCTGGCAATGGCTGATGCGCTGGGACGGGAAGTTGCCAAGGGACGTACCGTTCAGGCAGTGCTCGAATACGATGACGGTCTGGTCATTATTGAACCGATCAGTAGTGATGCCATGCTCTTGTTGTTGACCAACTCACGCGATGATCTTGGCTTGCTTCGCTTTCTTGCTGCCAAACATCGAGACGAGATGATCGATGCGCTCAGCGCAATTTGA
- a CDS encoding roadblock/LC7 domain-containing protein — protein sequence MDPQLTSIIVPSEEIAQIEECLSRLVEDTGSDYALLLDKSGQVISSKGDGDRQDITALGALIAGVFASSREVAKLLRERDFRASFQQGVRENIFIALIEEQWILCIIFNKGTHIGLVKVLTKKATDELAAVLERVRQQHKARDEVLGSAFRTSMEDTIDLLFRD from the coding sequence ATGGATCCTCAGTTGACAAGTATCATCGTACCTTCGGAAGAGATCGCTCAGATCGAAGAGTGTCTCTCCCGGCTGGTGGAAGACACCGGCAGCGACTATGCATTGCTCCTCGACAAAAGTGGTCAGGTCATCTCCTCGAAAGGCGATGGTGACCGGCAGGACATTACCGCGCTAGGTGCCCTGATTGCTGGTGTGTTCGCTTCCTCGCGTGAGGTGGCCAAGCTCTTGCGCGAACGCGATTTTCGGGCATCGTTCCAACAAGGGGTGCGCGAAAATATTTTTATCGCGTTGATCGAGGAACAATGGATTCTGTGTATCATTTTTAACAAGGGCACGCATATCGGTTTGGTGAAGGTGTTGACCAAGAAGGCAACCGACGAGTTGGCTGCCGTCCTCGAACGGGTACGGCAACAGCATAAGGCTCGTGATGAAGTGCTTGGTTCGGCCTTCCGTACTTCAATGGAAGATACCATTGATCTGTTGTTCCGTGATTAG
- a CDS encoding ATP/GTP-binding protein produces the protein MALINVAAREIHCKIVYYGPGMCGKTTNLQYIHSQVPKEVKGDLLSIATETERTLFFDFLPLDLGKVRGFQTRFHLYTVPGQVLYERTRVAVLNGADGVVFVADSHKNKMQENINSLRELAQNITRQNKRFADFPIVLQYNKRDLPPDVLTPVATMDHFLGVNKMNWPRIEAIATKGVGVFETLRAISRVVISKL, from the coding sequence ATGGCTCTGATCAATGTCGCTGCACGTGAAATACACTGCAAGATCGTGTACTATGGGCCTGGGATGTGCGGCAAGACAACGAACTTGCAGTATATCCATAGCCAGGTACCAAAAGAGGTAAAAGGCGATCTCCTCTCTATCGCAACCGAAACGGAACGGACACTCTTTTTTGATTTCCTGCCGCTCGATCTCGGAAAGGTGCGCGGATTTCAAACGCGCTTTCATTTGTATACCGTACCAGGGCAGGTGCTCTACGAGCGGACGCGAGTGGCAGTGTTGAACGGTGCTGATGGGGTGGTCTTCGTAGCCGACTCGCATAAGAACAAAATGCAGGAAAACATCAATAGCCTGCGTGAGTTGGCGCAGAATATTACCCGTCAAAATAAACGATTTGCCGATTTTCCAATTGTATTGCAGTACAACAAACGGGATTTGCCGCCAGATGTGCTCACACCGGTGGCAACCATGGATCATTTCCTCGGTGTGAATAAGATGAATTGGCCGCGGATTGAGGCAATCGCTACTAAGGGTGTGGGGGTCTTCGAGACGCTGCGGGCAATCAGTCGGGTTGTCATTAGCAAGCTGTGA
- a CDS encoding DUF4388 domain-containing protein has product MALAGDLSEFSLTDLIQLLQLSKKTGGVEIDGRRGAQKLSGWIFFRDGKIVDAKLPGLEPLEAVYAFFTVTSGPFRFHEGVTSPQITITVSNESIIMEGIHRQETWSQQQAAPTLSMVPRLVPNPSSGTVEISLDAEEWRVLTMINGKHTVGQIAQRSGLGEARTCEIIAKLMQSGLIERREAAAGESLAPEFEQIAAGYLGAGANVLLQEAYRIAGVTDPSRASAAEMLAAADAFEAEARRLIGADRASQAAAQLRERAREALV; this is encoded by the coding sequence ATGGCGCTGGCAGGTGATTTGAGCGAGTTTTCGCTCACTGACCTCATCCAGTTATTGCAATTGAGTAAGAAGACCGGTGGCGTTGAAATTGATGGCCGGCGTGGTGCACAGAAGTTGTCCGGCTGGATCTTTTTTCGCGATGGAAAGATTGTTGATGCAAAGCTGCCCGGTTTAGAACCACTAGAAGCGGTCTATGCGTTCTTTACCGTAACAAGCGGCCCGTTTCGTTTCCACGAGGGTGTGACGTCGCCCCAAATTACGATTACCGTTAGCAATGAATCGATCATCATGGAAGGGATCCATCGTCAAGAGACCTGGTCGCAGCAACAAGCAGCGCCCACGTTGTCGATGGTGCCCCGTCTAGTTCCTAACCCGTCTTCAGGTACGGTCGAGATTAGTCTCGATGCGGAAGAGTGGCGGGTGCTGACGATGATCAACGGCAAGCATACGGTTGGTCAGATCGCCCAGCGTAGTGGCCTGGGAGAAGCGCGAACCTGCGAGATTATTGCCAAATTAATGCAGAGTGGGCTGATCGAGCGTCGCGAAGCGGCAGCCGGTGAGTCATTGGCGCCAGAATTTGAACAGATTGCTGCCGGTTATCTCGGCGCCGGAGCAAACGTGCTGCTCCAGGAAGCGTATCGAATTGCCGGGGTGACCGATCCTTCACGGGCATCGGCAGCCGAGATGTTAGCCGCAGCCGATGCATTTGAAGCTGAAGCACGTCGTTTGATTGGTGCTGATCGCGCCAGTCAGGCTGCTGCCCAACTACGCGAGCGAGCGCGTGAGGCGCTAGTTTGA
- the purH gene encoding bifunctional phosphoribosylaminoimidazolecarboxamide formyltransferase/IMP cyclohydrolase, with protein MRALMSVYDKTGIVEFAQALHNLGVEIISTGQTQRVLREAGIPALAVGEVTGFPEILDGRVKTLHPAIHAGLLARRDLPTHMAELAAHQLKPIDLVVVNLYPFAATIARPDVSLLEAQEQIDIGGVALLRAAAKNFSDVIVLVDPADYPVVLDGLRTGNVPLAERRRLAARAFAHTAEYDATIAAYLCTEPLPEILPLAWRKCQSLRYGENPHQAAALYGDFGTFFRQLHGKELSYNNILDTAAAQELIEEFPAAEGAAVAIIKHTNPCGVAVGPDLRSAWEAAFATDRDAPFGGIIAVNRVADLAFAEAVNEIFSEIIIAPDFEPAALELLQRKKNRRLLQSLRPVTGAARWQIRSVPGGVLVQEPDSAPLAAEEWRVVTKRAPTDAEAAALRFAWRVVKHVKSNAIVYAATDRTLGIGAGQMSRVDSSRLAVWKAQQAGIDLRGSVVASDALFPFADGVEAAIAAGATAIIQPGGSVRDEEVIAAADAAGAAMVFTGRRHFRH; from the coding sequence GTGCGTGCGTTGATGAGCGTTTACGACAAGACAGGGATCGTTGAGTTCGCACAGGCATTACACAACCTCGGTGTTGAGATTATCTCTACCGGTCAAACGCAGCGGGTGTTACGGGAGGCCGGTATTCCGGCCCTGGCAGTCGGTGAGGTAACCGGTTTTCCCGAAATTCTCGATGGCAGAGTTAAAACGTTGCATCCAGCCATTCATGCTGGCTTGCTGGCCCGCCGCGATCTCCCAACGCACATGGCCGAACTAGCCGCTCATCAGCTCAAACCGATCGATCTGGTTGTCGTCAATCTTTACCCGTTTGCGGCAACGATTGCCCGCCCTGATGTTTCTTTGCTTGAAGCTCAAGAGCAGATTGACATCGGTGGAGTCGCGCTGTTGCGTGCAGCGGCGAAGAATTTTTCAGATGTGATTGTTCTCGTTGATCCTGCCGATTATCCGGTTGTGCTTGATGGTTTGCGTACCGGTAATGTGCCTCTTGCCGAGCGACGACGGCTAGCTGCCAGGGCTTTTGCCCATACGGCCGAATATGATGCTACAATTGCAGCCTATCTCTGTACGGAACCCCTTCCTGAAATTTTACCGCTCGCCTGGCGTAAGTGTCAGTCGCTGCGTTACGGCGAAAATCCGCATCAGGCAGCCGCACTGTACGGTGATTTCGGAACGTTTTTCCGTCAGTTACACGGCAAAGAACTGAGTTATAACAATATTCTCGACACTGCTGCCGCGCAAGAGTTGATCGAGGAGTTTCCCGCCGCCGAAGGCGCCGCAGTGGCTATCATTAAGCATACCAATCCGTGCGGTGTCGCCGTTGGTCCCGATCTCCGTAGCGCTTGGGAGGCAGCGTTCGCTACCGACCGGGATGCACCCTTCGGAGGTATTATTGCTGTTAACCGCGTAGCTGATCTCGCCTTTGCCGAAGCGGTCAACGAAATCTTTTCGGAAATTATTATTGCCCCCGATTTTGAGCCTGCTGCCTTAGAATTGTTGCAGCGCAAGAAGAACCGTCGTCTCTTACAGAGTCTGCGACCGGTTACCGGGGCTGCCCGCTGGCAAATCCGCAGCGTTCCCGGTGGGGTGCTGGTGCAAGAACCGGATAGTGCCCCGCTGGCAGCCGAGGAGTGGCGAGTGGTGACCAAACGGGCGCCGACCGATGCTGAAGCGGCAGCGTTACGTTTTGCCTGGCGTGTTGTGAAACACGTGAAATCAAATGCAATCGTCTACGCGGCTACCGACCGTACCCTGGGTATCGGTGCCGGTCAGATGAGTCGGGTTGATAGTTCGCGACTGGCGGTATGGAAAGCGCAGCAGGCCGGCATTGATCTGCGCGGGAGTGTCGTAGCGAGTGATGCGCTCTTTCCCTTTGCCGATGGTGTCGAGGCGGCAATTGCTGCCGGTGCTACGGCGATTATTCAACCCGGTGGTTCGGTGCGTGATGAAGAGGTAATTGCTGCGGCTGATGCTGCTGGTGCAGCAATGGTCTTTACCGGCCGCCG